The DNA segment CATGCTGAATTCCTATTCCGGCTGGGCCGCTGCCGGCATCGGCTTCACACTTGGAAATTTGGCGCTGATCATCACCGGCGCTCTGGTCGGCTCGTCGGGCGCGATCCTGTCCTACATCATGTGCAAAGGCATGAACCGTTCCTTCATCTCGGTCATCCTCGGCGGTTTCGGTGGCGATACTGCAGCCGCTGCCAGCGATGACGGCGTTGTCCGCACGGTCAAGCAAGGCTCGGCCGATGATGCCGCCTTCCTGATGGCCAATGCGTCGAAGGTGATCATCGTGCCGGGTTACGGCATGGCGGTGGCGCAGGCCCAGCATGCCGTGCGCGAACTGGCGGATGCGCTGAAAAAGAATGGCGTCGAAGTGAAATATGCCATCCATCCGGTTGCCGGCCGTATGCCCGGCCATATGAACGTGCTCTTGGCCGAGGCCAATGTGCCCTATGATGAAGTGTTCGAACTCGAAGACATCAACTCGGAATTCGCGCAGGCAGACGTAGCCTATGTCATCGGCGCCAACGACGTCACCAACCCGGCGGCACGCGACGACAAGACCTCGCCGATCTATGGCATGCCGATCCTCGACGTCGATAAGGCCAAGACCTGCCTGTTCGTCAAGCGCTCGCTCGGCTCCGGCTATGCCGGTATCGACAATACGCTGTTCTATAAGGACGGCACGATGATGCTGCTTGGGGATGCCAAGAAGATGACCGACGATATCGTCAAGGCGATGAACCACTGACGGCAGTCTTCAAAGCTGAACGCGAAAATGCCCGCCGGTGTGGCGGGCATTTTTGTGACTGGAGGTCAAAATATCCGGATCAGATGGCTGCCGGAGCCAGCGTCATCTTCTCGACGCCGATAGCAATATTCAGGCCTTCCTGAACCTGAACGTTGACGGGTTGCAACATGAACGCCTTGTCGATGCCGCCACCAAGGATCTTGGCGCCCGCACCGGCTGCAAAGCTCGCATCGGCTCCAACGCCGTAATAAGCGCCGCTCAGCGGAAAGTTGGCATCGCTGACGCCGGTCTTGGCGAGCACATCCCAGATCATTACGCTCTTGCCGGTCTGGCCAAGATCAATACCGAATTTCTCGATCTTGCCGTCATAAACCGCTGCCGGTCCGCCAGCCGCCGAGGTGTAGGTGCATCTCAGAAGCTTCTCGGATGTGATGATCATGCCGACGTTACCGTCCGAGCCACATACCAGCCGGCCCAGGGTCACATAATCTGCGGCAGCCACTGGTGCGACCCAGACGGCGGCCAGTGCAGTTGCGGCGATGATTGTGCGTTTCAACATGGTTCTTACTCCTGTTCTACCCCTTCATCGCCGTTTTTGCTCTGAGGGGGCGTTCAATTCTTCGCGCATGCGGGGTTCATAAGGGCAATGCGCGGATGGTGAGCCAACAACGGATCGCAGAGAAGTTGGTTCCCTCCAGTACGAAGGACAAGCAATAAAAAACCCGCTGCGGTGGCAGCGGGTTGATATGTCGCTTATCGGTAAAGGCTTGCTTTTACCCGGTGGCCTTCACGCGTGCCAGGCCGGCGCGGGCTGGTTCGTATTTGGGATCCAGCGACAGCGCATGGCCGTAGGATTTTGCCGCCTTTGCCTTGTCGCCACGGCGCTCATAGACCAGCGCCTGGTTGGCCCAGGATTCGGCGATCTTGCCGTTCAGATTGATGGCCGTGTTGAAATCCGCAAACGCGTTATCGTCGTCGTTGGTGGCGACATAGGAAATCCCGCGGCCGTTGTAAGGCTCGGGCGCACTGGGCGAAAGCGAGATCGCGGTGGAGAAATCCTCGATCGCCTGGGCATGCTGCTTGCGGGCCTGATAGATCAGGCCGCGATTGTGATAGGCGCGGGGATCTGTCGTGTCGAGTTCTATGGCCTTGTTGAAATCGGCGAATGCCTGATCCAGCTGCCCGGCCTGGCGGTAAAGATTGCCGCGGCCGATGAAGGCGACGTCGTAACGCGGGTTCAGCTGCAGCGCCCGGTTATAGTCGGATTGTGCCGACGACTGGTCGCCCATATTGCGCTCGACAAGCGCCCGGTTGGCATAGGCCTGGTAAAATTGCGGGTTGAGTTCGATCGCCTTGTTGAAATCGGCAAGCGCCCGGCGGAATTCGCCGGCGCGGCCATAGGCCGACCCACGCACATTGTAGCCTTCCGGATCGCTCGGATTGGCCGAAATCACGGCGGAGAGCGAGGCGATGTTCTCCTCGCTGCCCTGTGCCCGCTCGACACGCATCGTGTCGTTCGACGTCTCGGCGGTGGTGCAGCCTGAAAGCGCCAAAGCGCCGGCCACCGCCAATAGGGAGGCGAGAGCGAAGCCGCGTCGATGGGAGCGCCCGGCATGGCCGGTATGGTCGGAAAAATCCGCAGTCCTGGCAGTCGATGTCAAGATTGATTTCCTCGATTAAGCGAAGCGTCTCGGCATGTCCCGGGCCTGAAGCGGCGGATCGGGCCAGCATGCACAGTTTCAAAGTCCGGGACGCTCTTACACCATAATGGGTGGCACCATCATGATGGGCGTTCCGTGTGTCCGAAGACAGTGTAGCACGCTCTGCGCGCTGGTCGCCCGTACGCGGAATTATTTCCGGTGCGACTGAAGAAATAGAAAGAGCGGTGGCGATGATATCGCCCCCGCCCGATTTACGCGTCAAATGCGCCGTAAATGCTTGATCAGCGTGCTGCAGCCGCCGAAGGGCGGGCGGTCACGATGCCGCTTTCGCGCTGCAGACGCTTGCGGGCCAGCTTGCGGATGCGGCGAACGCCTTCAGCCTTTTCGCGGGCGCGCTTCTGGGATGGCTTTTCGTAGGCCTCACGCATCTTCATTTCGCGGAAAATGCCTTCGCGCTGCATCTTCTTCTTGAGTGCGCGAAGCGCTTGATCGACATTGTTGTCGCGGACTAGTACCTGCACGTGAATCCCGTTCCTTCAGTTTGGAGTGATCGCCTCATGAAGTCAGGTCAACGAGGCAAAAAAATAATGTTCGCGGAGCCCGGAAGCTTTACGATTGGGTGAGCGGATACCAGATCGCTCGCCCAAAGTCCAGCTTGCAGTTGCTTTACCCTACTGAAACTGCCGGAAAACCGTGGCTTTGCGGCATGGGGTGCGGGAATTGCGATGCGGCGAGGGTGTGCGTCAGCAGGTGCGGCGCGCTTTCCCATATGTGCACCGCCTTATATTGCAGCGGGGATGCGGCATGTCGCAAGTCGTGCGACAAGCGCCGTCTCGCGTCGCAAAAGAAACGTTGCGGAAGTCCGGGATTTGCGATTTCTAGGTTCGACCTTAAGAAATTCACCGGCCTTTCGGCAGGACTACGGAGTGTGAAAGCGGATGCGCAAATATTCGGTTTTTGCTGTCGCTCGCGAAGCGATGCGCGGCCACAGGGGATGGGAGGCGCAATGGACCTCGCCCGAGCCGCGCAAGGAGTATGATGTCATCATCATCGGCGCCGGCGGTCATGGCCTGGGCACGGCCTATTACCTTGCCAAGGAACATGGCATCACCAATATCGCGGTGCTGGAAAAAGGCTGGCTCGGCGGCGGCAATACCGGCCGCAACACCACCATCATCCGCTCCAACTATCTTTATGACGAGAGCGCGGGGATCTATGATCACGCGCTGAAGCTCTGGGATGGGCTCAGCCAGGATCTCAACTACAACGTCATGTATTCGGCGCGCGGCGTGATGATGCTGTCGCACAACATCCACGACCAGCAGGTGTTCAAGCGGCATATTCATGCCAACCGCCTGAACGGCATCGACAATGAATGGCTGACGCCGGAGCAGGCGCAGGAATTCTGCCCGCCGCTCGATATTTCCCGCAACGCCCGTTATCCGATCAATGGCGCCGCCCTGCAGCGCCGCGGCGGCACGGCACGTCACGATGCCGTTGCCTGGGGCTATGCCCGTGCGGCCGCCGATCGCGGTGTTCATATCATCCAGAACTGTGAAGTCACCGGTATCCGCCGCAACCCGGACGGTTCCGTTGCCGGTGTCGATACCAATCGCGGCCAGATCAATGCCAAGAAGGTCGGCGTCGTCGCCGCCGGTCACACCTCGGTTCTGATGGAAATGGCCGGCGTGCGCATGCCGCTGGTCAGCTATCCGCTGCAGGCCTTGGTGTCCGAGCCGGTCAAGCCGATCTTCCCCTGCGTTGTCATGTCCAACACCGTGCACGCCTATATCTCGCAGTCCGACAAGGGCGAACTCGTCATCGGCGCCGGGACCGACCAGTATTCCTCCTATTCGCAGACCGGCGGCCTGCAGATCATCACCCATACGCTGGATGCGATCTGCGAGCTGTTTCCGATCTTCCGCCGGATGAAGATGATGCGCTCCTGGGGCGGTATCGTCGATGTGACGCCGGATCGCTCGCCGATCCTCGCCAAAACCCCGGTTTCCGGTCTCTATGTCAACTGTGGCTGGGGAACCGGCGGCTTCAAGGCGACGCCGGGCTCGGCCAATGTCTTTGCCCACACCATCGCCAACGACGCGCCGCACAGGATCAACGCGCCGTTCACGCTGGAACGCTTCCGCTCAGGCCGCCTGATCGATGAAGCGGCCGCCGCCGCCGTTGCGCATTAAGGGGAAAACACCATGCTTTTGATCTACTGCCCCTATTGTGAGGAAGAGCGTTCCGAGCTCGAATTCCGCCAGGCCGGCGACGCGCATATCGCGCGTCCGACCGATATGACCGATATGACCGACGAGGATTTCGAGGCGTTCTTCTTCCTGCGCGACAACGTTAAGGGTCTCACCTTCGAGCGCTGGCGCCACCTCAACGGCTGTGGCCGGTTCTTCAATGCGGCCCGCGATACCGTCAGCGACAAGTTCCTGACGACCTACAAGGCCGGCTTGCCGAGACCCGATCTTGGCACATTGCGCCCGGCAACCGAAGTCACAGTCGAAACCTATGAAGCTACGGAGTCGGATGCTAAATGAGCGGCGCCAATCGTATCCCCGGTGCAGGCCGTCTCACCCCTGCAAAAACCGCCCGTTTCTTCTTCGATGGCAAGAGCTATGCAGCCCTTGAGGGCGACACGGTCGCGTCCGCGCTCCTGGCCAATGGCGTGCATCTCGTCGGCCGCTCGTTCAAGTATCACCGGCCGCGCGGCATCGTGTCGGCGGGTGCGGAAGAGCCGAACGCCCTGATCGGCGTCGAGCGGGATGCTGCCCGCAAGCAGCCGAACGTGCGCGCCACCGTGCAGGATGTCTTTGATGGCATGAAGGTGATCTCGCAGAACCGCTGGCCGTCGCTCGCCTTTGATGTCGGTGCTGTTAACAATATCCTGGCGCCCTTCTTTGCCGCCGGTTTCTACTACAAGACCTTCATGTGGCCGAAGCAGGCCTGGAAGCATGTCTACGAGCCGCAGATCCGCGCGGCCGCCGGTCTCGGCGTTTCGCCGACCGAGGACGATACCGATCATTATGCCAGCCGCTACGCCCATTGCGACGTGCTGGTGATCGGCGCCGGCGTTGCCGGTCTTTCGGCAGCGCTTGCCGCCGCCAAGACCGGCGCCCGCGTCATCATCTGCGACGAACAGCCGGAAGTCGGCGGCGCGCTGCATTACGATAAGAGCGTCACCATTGACGGGCTGGATGGTTTCACCTGGGCACAGGCGACGGCCGCCAACCTGGCGAAGATGGACAATGTCACCGTGCTGCCGCGCACGACGGCCTTCGGCTACTACGCCCAGAATTTCGTCGGCCTCAACGAGCGCGTGACGGAGCATCTGGCAAAGCCCGACAAGAGGCTGCCGCGCGAGCGCCTCTGGCAGGTCCGCGCCAAGCGCGTCATCATCGCCACCGGCGCGATCGAACGGCATATGGTGTTTGCCAATAACGACCGCCCCGGCATCATGCTGGCCTCGGCCGCGCGCACCTTCCTCAATCATTTCGGCGTCGCCGTCGGCAAGAAGGTGGGCGTCTACACCGCCAACGATTCAGCCTACGAGGCCGCCTTCGACCTGAAGCGTGCCGGCATCACCATCGCTGCCATCGTCGATAGCCGCGAGCAGCCAGGCGAAGCCGTGCTTGCAGAAGCCCGGTCTCTCGGCATCGAGGTCCTTACTGGGCACGGTGTCGTCGATACCGGCGGCAAGCTTCGGGTTTCGTCCATGTCGGTTGCCCGCAATGGCGGCGGCTCAGCCCGCAAGATCGCCGTCGATGCGCTGCTCGTATCGGCCGGATGGACGCCGTCGGTGCACATGTTCTCGCAGTCGCGCGGCAAGGTGGCCTACGACTTCGAAAGCCAGCGCTTCCTGCCCGGCACCTATGCGCAGGATTGCCTTTCCGTCGGCGCCTGCAATGGCACCAACGACCTGCAGGCCACCATCGAGGAATCGCTGGCCGCCGGCGAGCTGATGTCGAACGCATCGGGCTTTACCGCCGCAGACAAGCTGGAGCTTCAGGGCGTAAACGCCTTTGCCTGGACCGGCGGCATGGCGGGTGCGGCCGAAGGTGCGGGGCCTGACACGACGGTCAAGGCCTTCATCGACTTCCAGAACGATGTCTGTGCCAAGGATATCCGTCTTGCGGTGCGCGAAGGCATGCACTCGATCGAGCATATCAAGCGCTTCACCACCAATGGCATGGCAACCGACCAGGGCAAGCTGTCCAACATCCACGGCCTTGCCATCGCCGCCGAAACGCTTGGCCGCGAAATCCCCAAGGTCGGCCTCACCACCTTCCGTGCGCCCTATACGCCGGTGACTTTCGGCACGCTGATCAACCATTCGCGCGGCGAACTGTTCGACCCGACCCGCAAGACGCCGATGCATGCGCTGGAAGA comes from the Pararhizobium qamdonense genome and includes:
- a CDS encoding sarcosine oxidase subunit alpha, giving the protein MSGANRIPGAGRLTPAKTARFFFDGKSYAALEGDTVASALLANGVHLVGRSFKYHRPRGIVSAGAEEPNALIGVERDAARKQPNVRATVQDVFDGMKVISQNRWPSLAFDVGAVNNILAPFFAAGFYYKTFMWPKQAWKHVYEPQIRAAAGLGVSPTEDDTDHYASRYAHCDVLVIGAGVAGLSAALAAAKTGARVIICDEQPEVGGALHYDKSVTIDGLDGFTWAQATAANLAKMDNVTVLPRTTAFGYYAQNFVGLNERVTEHLAKPDKRLPRERLWQVRAKRVIIATGAIERHMVFANNDRPGIMLASAARTFLNHFGVAVGKKVGVYTANDSAYEAAFDLKRAGITIAAIVDSREQPGEAVLAEARSLGIEVLTGHGVVDTGGKLRVSSMSVARNGGGSARKIAVDALLVSAGWTPSVHMFSQSRGKVAYDFESQRFLPGTYAQDCLSVGACNGTNDLQATIEESLAAGELMSNASGFTAADKLELQGVNAFAWTGGMAGAAEGAGPDTTVKAFIDFQNDVCAKDIRLAVREGMHSIEHIKRFTTNGMATDQGKLSNIHGLAIAAETLGREIPKVGLTTFRAPYTPVTFGTLINHSRGELFDPTRKTPMHALEEAEGAVFEDVGQWKRAWYYPRAGEDMHQAVNRECKTVRDVAGIFDASTLGKIEVVGPDAAQFLNLIYTNSWDTLKPGRCRYGIMLREDGFVYDDGVVGRMAEDRFHVTTTTGGAARVMNHMEDYLQTEFPHLNVWLTSATEQWAVIAVQGPKAREIIAPLVEEIDLSNEAFPHMSVREGKICGVPTRLFRMSFTGETGFEVNVPADFGPAVWAAIYERAQALGACAYGTEAMHILRAEKGYIIVGQDTDGTVTPDDASLGWAVGKKKTDFVGIRGLRRPDLVADGRKQLVGLLTKDPNVVLEEGAQIVADPNQPLPMTMIGHVTSAYWSENCGRSIALALVAGGKAKIGQTLYVPMPDKTIAVEVSDMVFFDKEGGRING
- a CDS encoding tetratricopeptide repeat protein — its product is MTSTARTADFSDHTGHAGRSHRRGFALASLLAVAGALALSGCTTAETSNDTMRVERAQGSEENIASLSAVISANPSDPEGYNVRGSAYGRAGEFRRALADFNKAIELNPQFYQAYANRALVERNMGDQSSAQSDYNRALQLNPRYDVAFIGRGNLYRQAGQLDQAFADFNKAIELDTTDPRAYHNRGLIYQARKQHAQAIEDFSTAISLSPSAPEPYNGRGISYVATNDDDNAFADFNTAINLNGKIAESWANQALVYERRGDKAKAAKSYGHALSLDPKYEPARAGLARVKATG
- the rpsU gene encoding 30S ribosomal protein S21, with amino-acid sequence MHVQVLVRDNNVDQALRALKKKMQREGIFREMKMREAYEKPSQKRAREKAEGVRRIRKLARKRLQRESGIVTARPSAAAAR
- a CDS encoding NAD(P)(+) transhydrogenase (Re/Si-specific) subunit beta, producing the protein MSANIAAFLYLVSGVLFIMALRGLSHPTTSRRGNILGMVGMGIAIVTTLLLATPSFGGLVLIVLGLAIGGGAGAYIARSIPMTSMPQLVAGFHSLVGLAAVLVAASALYTPSSFGIGEIGGIHAQALVEMALGVAIGAITFTGSIIAFLKLDGRMSGKPIMLPFRHVINTVLLLLIIFFIVGLAASESHFDFWAIVVLSLVLGVLLIVPIGGADMPVVVSMLNSYSGWAAAGIGFTLGNLALIITGALVGSSGAILSYIMCKGMNRSFISVILGGFGGDTAAAASDDGVVRTVKQGSADDAAFLMANASKVIIVPGYGMAVAQAQHAVRELADALKKNGVEVKYAIHPVAGRMPGHMNVLLAEANVPYDEVFELEDINSEFAQADVAYVIGANDVTNPAARDDKTSPIYGMPILDVDKAKTCLFVKRSLGSGYAGIDNTLFYKDGTMMLLGDAKKMTDDIVKAMNH
- a CDS encoding sarcosine oxidase subunit delta, whose translation is MLLIYCPYCEEERSELEFRQAGDAHIARPTDMTDMTDEDFEAFFFLRDNVKGLTFERWRHLNGCGRFFNAARDTVSDKFLTTYKAGLPRPDLGTLRPATEVTVETYEATESDAK
- a CDS encoding sarcosine oxidase subunit beta family protein, translated to MRKYSVFAVAREAMRGHRGWEAQWTSPEPRKEYDVIIIGAGGHGLGTAYYLAKEHGITNIAVLEKGWLGGGNTGRNTTIIRSNYLYDESAGIYDHALKLWDGLSQDLNYNVMYSARGVMMLSHNIHDQQVFKRHIHANRLNGIDNEWLTPEQAQEFCPPLDISRNARYPINGAALQRRGGTARHDAVAWGYARAAADRGVHIIQNCEVTGIRRNPDGSVAGVDTNRGQINAKKVGVVAAGHTSVLMEMAGVRMPLVSYPLQALVSEPVKPIFPCVVMSNTVHAYISQSDKGELVIGAGTDQYSSYSQTGGLQIITHTLDAICELFPIFRRMKMMRSWGGIVDVTPDRSPILAKTPVSGLYVNCGWGTGGFKATPGSANVFAHTIANDAPHRINAPFTLERFRSGRLIDEAAAAAVAH
- a CDS encoding DUF992 domain-containing protein — protein: MLKRTIIAATALAAVWVAPVAAADYVTLGRLVCGSDGNVGMIITSEKLLRCTYTSAAGGPAAVYDGKIEKFGIDLGQTGKSVMIWDVLAKTGVSDANFPLSGAYYGVGADASFAAGAGAKILGGGIDKAFMLQPVNVQVQEGLNIAIGVEKMTLAPAAI